The Pontibacter pudoricolor genome contains a region encoding:
- a CDS encoding Ig-like domain-containing protein, translated as MSKHLQKLFALVLVCCALLGSSTAWGQVTISDGSKYAQDFNSLAASGTSNTWSNNTTLPGWYSTRTVYQANNGGSNAGALYSFGTAADDRALGAVQSNTTGAIAYGIQFQNTSGKKIASLKVRYTGEQWRNGGNASAQSIEFSYEVTATAATEVTNLIGSFIRVSELDFTSPITGTTAIALNGNAAENRKVIEHTFDVVVEEGEFISIKWIDANDAGNDHGLSIDDFELTPVFAAPDVTAPAVASFNPANGATDVPTTSNLVITFDENVKKGTGSIELREAGSSTLRASIDVTSENVIVDGKTVTVITSLAAGKNYYVEIPATAFADASGNAFEGISNATTWAFTTSAVVTPVLSASLQNLYFGYVQPNQNKTLSFIVGGSDVTEDITVSVTDGYTLSIEENGTYEASITLAAAEASAGKTVFVKYSPTTTAQSAGVITISSVGATDVQVKVLGTALNGYAQNFDDCSFGNSLVGGWKSYSTIGDQVWECSSFGNNGTNGVQINGFSSGAKENQDYLISPSLDLSNLVVPIASFWTKSDFSGPALSVMISTNYDGVSDPTTATWTILNADLPAVNSGIWKQSTVDLSAYKQSNVHIAFVYTSSTAAGASRWSIDDFSLNTESYYLTTSNLAHNFGIVAPQGPLYLRALPSVYLGCSKT; from the coding sequence ATGAGTAAACATTTACAAAAGCTATTCGCTCTTGTGCTGGTTTGCTGTGCCTTATTAGGCAGCAGTACGGCGTGGGGGCAGGTAACTATCTCAGATGGGAGTAAGTACGCCCAAGACTTTAATAGTTTAGCAGCTTCAGGTACATCAAATACCTGGAGCAACAACACAACTTTACCTGGTTGGTATTCTACACGTACTGTATACCAAGCTAATAATGGAGGTTCAAATGCCGGTGCACTTTATAGTTTCGGTACTGCTGCTGATGACAGAGCGCTAGGGGCTGTGCAGTCTAACACTACAGGTGCAATTGCTTATGGCATACAGTTTCAAAACACTTCAGGTAAAAAGATTGCTTCCTTAAAAGTTAGATATACAGGCGAGCAGTGGAGAAATGGTGGAAATGCTTCTGCTCAAAGCATTGAGTTCAGTTATGAAGTTACTGCAACAGCAGCAACCGAGGTTACGAACTTAATAGGTTCGTTTATACGTGTTTCCGAACTTGACTTTACGAGTCCGATTACAGGAACAACAGCTATTGCTCTAAACGGTAATGCTGCTGAGAACAGAAAGGTAATTGAACATACTTTTGATGTAGTAGTTGAGGAAGGGGAGTTCATCTCGATAAAATGGATCGATGCCAACGATGCAGGAAATGATCATGGACTCTCTATTGATGATTTTGAACTAACTCCAGTATTTGCAGCACCAGATGTAACTGCCCCAGCAGTTGCTTCCTTTAATCCTGCAAACGGAGCAACAGACGTACCTACTACTTCTAATCTTGTTATCACCTTTGATGAGAACGTGAAAAAAGGAACAGGTTCTATTGAACTGCGCGAAGCTGGTAGCAGTACTTTGCGTGCATCTATTGATGTAACTTCCGAAAACGTTATAGTAGATGGTAAAACAGTAACTGTTATCACAAGTTTAGCAGCTGGTAAAAACTACTATGTTGAGATCCCAGCCACTGCCTTTGCTGATGCGTCTGGTAACGCTTTTGAAGGTATATCAAATGCAACTACATGGGCATTTACAACTTCAGCAGTAGTTACACCAGTACTTAGTGCATCTCTACAGAATTTGTATTTTGGTTATGTACAGCCTAACCAAAATAAGACCTTGTCATTTATAGTTGGGGGTTCGGATGTGACAGAAGATATAACTGTTTCAGTTACAGATGGCTATACACTATCAATTGAGGAAAACGGTACGTATGAAGCAAGCATTACTCTTGCTGCCGCAGAAGCCTCTGCCGGCAAAACTGTATTTGTAAAGTATAGCCCAACTACAACTGCTCAGTCAGCGGGTGTTATTACCATTTCCTCTGTTGGAGCTACTGATGTACAGGTTAAAGTTTTAGGTACTGCCCTTAACGGCTATGCTCAAAATTTCGATGATTGCAGCTTCGGGAATAGCTTAGTTGGCGGTTGGAAGAGTTACAGCACAATCGGTGACCAGGTTTGGGAATGCTCTTCTTTCGGTAACAACGGTACCAACGGTGTACAAATCAATGGCTTTAGCTCTGGAGCTAAAGAGAATCAGGATTACCTTATCTCCCCAAGTCTGGATTTATCAAACTTGGTAGTGCCAATTGCGAGCTTCTGGACAAAATCAGATTTTTCCGGCCCTGCGCTGAGCGTAATGATTTCAACAAACTACGATGGCGTTAGTGACCCTACAACTGCTACTTGGACGATTCTGAATGCAGACCTACCTGCCGTTAATTCAGGAATTTGGAAGCAGTCAACAGTGGATCTTAGTGCTTATAAACAATCAAATGTACACATTGCATTTGTTTACACTTCATCTACTGCAGCAGGTGCATCTCGCTGGTCAATCGATGATTTCTCATTAAACACTGAAAGCTACTATTTAACTACAAGCAATTTAGCTCATAACTTTGGTATTGTCGCTCCACAAGGGCCTCTGTATCTCAGAGCTTTACCTTCAGTATACTTGGGCTGCAGCAAGACTTAA
- a CDS encoding aminotransferase class I/II-fold pyridoxal phosphate-dependent enzyme: MELSYILNELGEDRELYFNAVAPPIIQTSNFACRTVAEMREMLKNESDVYFYTRGNNPTITILEKKMAALEGAEHAIAFGSGIAAVSAAVLSQVKAGDHVVCVKKPYSWTNTLMKSFLPRFGVEVTMVDGTDASNYKNALKPNTTLLYLESPNSFTFELQDIEAIVAIARAHNCTTIIDNSFATPLYQNPLAMGVDLVVHSCTKYIGGHSDVMGGIICGKYETINKIFVQEYMTLGAILDPHAAWLLIRGLRTLPVRMERIAASTRKVVDFLSQHPKVEKILSPFVENNPQYELAQKQMRSNTGQFTITLKTDDIAKIDMFCDGLKHFLMAASWGGHESLIYPVAASYNTGNYKSSLPFNMIRFFIGLEDPDYLIKDLDQALQKV, encoded by the coding sequence ATGGAGCTTTCCTATATCCTGAACGAACTTGGCGAAGACCGCGAACTATACTTTAATGCTGTAGCGCCGCCCATTATTCAAACCAGCAATTTTGCCTGCAGAACGGTGGCTGAAATGCGCGAAATGCTGAAGAATGAATCGGATGTTTACTTCTATACGCGGGGCAATAACCCAACTATAACTATACTCGAAAAAAAGATGGCAGCGCTGGAAGGAGCAGAACATGCCATCGCTTTTGGCAGTGGCATTGCGGCAGTCTCGGCGGCAGTACTCTCGCAGGTTAAGGCCGGGGACCATGTGGTTTGTGTTAAAAAGCCTTACTCCTGGACCAATACCCTGATGAAGTCTTTTCTGCCGCGCTTTGGAGTTGAAGTAACTATGGTAGACGGAACGGATGCCAGCAACTATAAAAATGCGCTGAAGCCAAATACAACACTGCTATACCTCGAAAGCCCCAACTCTTTTACCTTTGAGCTACAGGATATTGAAGCTATAGTTGCTATTGCCCGCGCTCATAACTGCACCACTATTATTGATAACAGTTTTGCTACGCCACTTTACCAGAATCCGTTAGCGATGGGGGTAGATTTGGTGGTGCATTCCTGTACAAAATACATAGGCGGGCATTCTGATGTAATGGGCGGCATAATTTGCGGGAAGTATGAAACTATAAATAAAATATTTGTGCAGGAATACATGACGCTGGGGGCGATACTCGATCCGCATGCGGCCTGGCTGCTGATACGTGGCCTGCGTACCCTGCCGGTACGAATGGAGCGAATAGCTGCCTCTACCCGTAAAGTAGTAGATTTCCTGAGCCAACATCCTAAGGTGGAGAAGATACTTTCGCCATTCGTGGAGAATAACCCGCAATACGAGCTTGCTCAAAAGCAGATGCGCAGCAACACAGGGCAATTTACTATAACGCTCAAAACTGACGACATTGCCAAAATAGATATGTTCTGCGACGGTCTGAAACACTTTTTAATGGCAGCTTCCTGGGGTGGTCACGAGTCATTAATTTACCCGGTTGCTGCATCTTATAACACTGGCAACTATAAGTCGAGCCTGCCTTTTAACATGATCCGTTTTTTTATTGGCCTAGAAGACCCGGATTACCTCATCAAAGACCTGGATCAGGCGCTTCAGAAAGTATAA